In one window of Arachis ipaensis cultivar K30076 chromosome B06, Araip1.1, whole genome shotgun sequence DNA:
- the LOC107604650 gene encoding glycine-rich RNA-binding protein 4, mitochondrial, with the protein MAAFRRMISLGSNRTLTPPSLLTFRRGIAFKLFVGGLSVHTTEKGLTDAFSDCGQVIEAKIITDRVSERSKGFGFVTFASRDEAANAISQMNGKALNGRDIFVDYAKPTYSKSTGMPIARGPPELPTVDS; encoded by the exons ATGGCGGCTTTTCGGAGAATGATTAGCTTAGGATCGAACAGAACTTTGACTCCACCCTCTCTTCTCACTTTCCGCAGAGGAATCGCTTTCAAGCTCTTCGTTGGAG GATTGTCTGTGCACACGACGGAGAAAGGATTGACTGATGCTTTCTCTGATTGCGGACAAGTAATTGAAG CTAAAATTATAACAGACAGGGTATCGGAGAGATCTAAAGGGTTTGGGTTCGTCACCTTTGCTTCACGGGATGAGGCTGCGAATGCCATTTCACAGATGAATGGGAAG GCACTAAATGGCCGCGATATCTTTGTTGATTATGCGAAACCAACTTATTCCAAGAGTACTGGAATGCCCATTGCAAGAGGACCCCCTGAACTCCCCACAGTTGATAGTTGA